A DNA window from uncultured Methanoregula sp. contains the following coding sequences:
- a CDS encoding RNase P subunit p30 family protein, translating to MKITDAAVFVHPNGDSSVRRIALEAKTLGFDSIVAIDTPPGEYDGITIYSGRYIRDRAMRDVIARVKQIRATDAVISVQAGDNGFNRAVLGLKGVHILRGIQSADKHGFDHVAAKMAADNRVAIDLDLSVLVSARGIARQRAIHRYLDILVLEQRFEFPLTLSSHARSILDMRSVREITGLCSLLGMDADDAARALGGIGLLETPPPAPVRVIP from the coding sequence ATGAAGATCACCGATGCCGCAGTTTTTGTGCACCCGAACGGTGACTCGTCAGTCCGCAGGATAGCCCTTGAAGCAAAGACTCTTGGCTTTGACAGTATCGTGGCAATCGATACTCCTCCCGGCGAATATGACGGTATCACGATCTATTCCGGGCGCTATATCCGCGACCGTGCAATGCGCGATGTGATTGCCCGGGTGAAACAGATCCGTGCAACGGATGCCGTCATCTCCGTCCAGGCCGGTGACAACGGGTTCAACCGTGCGGTGCTCGGTCTCAAGGGCGTGCATATCCTCCGGGGCATCCAGTCTGCCGACAAACACGGGTTCGATCACGTTGCAGCAAAGATGGCAGCCGACAACCGGGTTGCCATTGATCTCGATCTCTCGGTACTCGTGTCGGCGCGGGGCATTGCACGGCAGCGGGCCATCCACCGCTACCTGGACATTCTCGTTCTCGAACAGCGGTTTGAGTTCCCGCTGACCTTATCGTCCCATGCCCGTTCCATCCTCGATATGCGGTCCGTACGGGAGATTACGGGACTTTGTTCCCTCCTCGGCATGGATGCGGATGACGCAGCCCGGGCACTCGGGGGCATCGGTCTTCTCGAGACCCCTCCCCCGGCGCCCGTGAGGGTGATACCATGA
- a CDS encoding Rpp14/Pop5 family protein, which yields MSVRPPTLRENRRYILVRVVPAGTPIDQKELYYAISDAVTSLWGDSMAALITPAVVAAEGDYVFIRCRRGTERELTIALSTVTSCRETRLALRTLAVSGTMESLRDRIRRMPPPVSAPATTSPEQPAPESAGGIQDSSIPPAQPATGNAEEFPIGGVTYAVSHCDGQKIDVIEKGFKNTNRLFLTRQDLENS from the coding sequence ATGAGCGTCCGGCCGCCGACCCTGCGGGAGAACCGACGGTATATCCTCGTCCGGGTGGTTCCTGCCGGAACTCCCATCGACCAGAAGGAGCTCTACTATGCGATCTCCGATGCCGTGACCTCGCTCTGGGGCGACAGCATGGCCGCTCTTATCACGCCTGCGGTTGTTGCTGCTGAAGGCGACTATGTCTTCATCCGGTGCCGGCGCGGGACCGAGCGGGAGCTCACCATCGCCCTCTCGACGGTCACTTCCTGCCGGGAGACCCGGCTCGCCCTCCGGACCCTTGCGGTATCGGGCACCATGGAGAGCCTGAGGGACCGGATCCGGAGGATGCCACCACCGGTATCAGCACCGGCCACCACCTCTCCGGAACAGCCCGCGCCCGAATCAGCGGGCGGGATCCAGGATTCGTCCATTCCGCCGGCTCAGCCGGCAACCGGGAATGCTGAGGAATTCCCGATTGGGGGAGTTACGTATGCTGTCTCTCATTGTGACGGTCAGAAGATTGATGTAATTGAAAAGGGATTTAAAAATACAAACCGATTGTTCTTAACAAGACAGGATCTGGAGAATTCCTAA
- the psmA gene encoding archaeal proteasome endopeptidase complex subunit alpha, with the protein MQPQYQMGYDRAITVFSPDGRLYQVEYAREAVKRGTTAVGIKAKDGVVLIVDKRVSSKLLEASSIEKIFKIDEHIGVASSGLVGDARALVDRARVECQINRVSYDEPIEVEALSKKLCDHMQSLTQYGGIRPYGTALLIAGVSDGECRLFETDPSGTLLEYKATGIGIGRPAAMKVFEEEYNPEAVVKDVILLGLKALHSATEGKFDVDQVEIGVIGKESPVFRKMSREEVASFVEQFKP; encoded by the coding sequence ATGCAACCACAATACCAGATGGGATATGACCGGGCGATCACCGTTTTTTCACCCGACGGAAGACTCTACCAGGTAGAGTACGCCCGTGAAGCAGTAAAGCGCGGAACAACCGCAGTCGGCATCAAGGCGAAGGATGGCGTTGTCCTCATTGTTGACAAACGCGTCAGCTCAAAACTCCTCGAAGCCTCGTCCATCGAGAAGATCTTCAAGATCGACGAGCACATCGGGGTCGCCTCCTCCGGTCTTGTCGGCGATGCCCGGGCACTCGTTGACCGGGCCCGGGTGGAATGCCAGATCAACCGCGTCTCATACGACGAGCCGATCGAAGTAGAAGCCCTCTCCAAGAAACTCTGCGACCACATGCAGTCGCTCACCCAGTACGGCGGCATCCGCCCGTACGGCACCGCCCTTCTCATTGCCGGTGTCAGCGATGGCGAGTGCAGGCTCTTTGAGACCGATCCATCGGGAACGCTTCTCGAATACAAGGCCACCGGAATCGGTATCGGCCGGCCGGCTGCCATGAAAGTCTTTGAAGAGGAGTACAATCCCGAAGCCGTTGTCAAGGATGTCATCCTTCTCGGTCTCAAGGCCCTTCATTCGGCAACCGAAGGCAAGTTCGATGTGGACCAGGTCGAGATTGGTGTTATCGGCAAGGAGAGCCCGGTCTTCCGCAAGATGAGCCGGGAAGAAGTTGCCTCCTTTGTCGAGCAGTTCAAACCGTGA
- a CDS encoding ribosome assembly factor SBDS: MIPLDRSVVARLDSFGERFEILVDPNQAALVRQGQAVDIEDVVAALNVFGNASKATRASDEALMKVFHTTDFATVAKRIIEKGEIHLTAEQRKHMVEEKRRQVVTFIARNAINPQTGHPHPPTRIEMAMEEARVNIDPFKHVDEQVKEVVKALRPILPIRFEELRLAIKIPGDYAAKAYGDIAAASTMEKDEWLKDGSWVCVVRIPAGIQVEFYDLINKLTKGDGQVKILNQVY, from the coding sequence ATGATTCCGCTTGACAGGTCCGTTGTTGCGCGTCTGGACAGTTTCGGGGAGCGTTTCGAGATCCTCGTTGACCCGAACCAGGCCGCACTCGTCAGGCAGGGACAGGCAGTTGATATCGAGGACGTGGTTGCGGCCCTCAATGTCTTTGGCAATGCCTCGAAGGCTACCCGCGCTTCCGATGAAGCGCTGATGAAAGTCTTCCACACCACCGACTTTGCCACGGTAGCAAAGCGGATCATCGAGAAAGGCGAGATCCACCTCACGGCCGAGCAGCGCAAGCACATGGTTGAGGAGAAACGGCGCCAGGTGGTGACGTTCATTGCAAGGAACGCGATCAATCCGCAGACCGGCCACCCCCATCCCCCGACACGGATCGAGATGGCCATGGAAGAGGCCCGCGTGAACATCGATCCCTTCAAGCATGTCGATGAGCAGGTGAAGGAGGTTGTAAAAGCCCTCCGCCCGATCCTCCCGATCCGGTTCGAGGAACTCCGCCTCGCCATCAAGATCCCCGGTGATTATGCTGCAAAGGCCTATGGTGATATTGCAGCAGCCTCGACGATGGAGAAGGACGAGTGGCTCAAGGACGGCTCATGGGTCTGCGTTGTCCGGATCCCCGCCGGCATCCAGGTGGAGTTCTATGACCTCATCAACAAGCTCACCAAAGGCGACGGGC